The genomic region atggtggcgagatcaggctgactgggagaaggagcctcgacgggatccatggccggatcttactgttaggatcagtggatcctctggaccaccgcgggagatgtaactagccaacacccggaaccggagcctagcggcacctggttttcaccagagcccgccgcaaagcgggttggacttgctgcggcaggataccactaggtcgttcccaggtgtgactagcccacggtggcagccgaggtcgaggtaccttaacggatgacaaactcgtagtcgggtccaggcacagggtcagggcaggcggcagagatgcaacgtcaggttcaagtccggggtcagcaacaggaggtccaggcaggagggaacgggaacacaggcacacagcaacagggaggaacacaggtaacacggcaacacaggactcaggaacgggaacacacaggaatacactggaacgcaggaatacaggaatacgcaggaacacagcaatactcgctaggaagctttctctaaggctaagaggcacaaagatccggcagggaatgatgggaaacaaagggttatatacaaaacaggaaatgaccaatactaatcacctgtgcgctggccctttaaatcttgaggcggggccgcgcgcgagacccagtccggacgggagcgggagccaggagaggtgagtgcaccggagcagcactggggcagcggagggaggcacgggtgcacccgcgatccgcgatatggatcgcgggtgtgcccgcaacggaggcacgggtgcacccgcgatccgtggtatggaacgcgggggtgcccgtgacagggtTGAGGAAGTGaacattttatatatgtatttaattataaatttcttggtaaaacttatggagaaaaagacttggggaaaTTGATAGATGTAAGTGCCACCCCCACCCTTCACTGCGCCAAATCGCCAGCGCCCAGACAGGAACACAGCCTGCCCGATATTAAGCACATCCCTGACTGATGATAACatgttgtaatttattttttacattgaaaTCAACCAAATTAGACACCAATAGATACTTATCCGTTTATCTGTAGCACTGGGAAACAGACAGGTCAAATCATAGGTTCTGGATCACTGACATTGAATATAACTTTTCTATTGAAATTAAAAACTAATGAATTTGAGCGACCCAGCTTGTACCTGACCAATTACTTGTAAAAGATACTTACCTGACGAGGGATCACTGGACCTCCAGGCTACTGGGCGATGCAGCCGGCTTCAAGACTCATAATAAATGTGATCAACTTAGCGATATCCAATATTACGAGTGACCAGAAGGTGAGATACATCTTCTATCATCTGCCCCCTGTTTCTAACCCCTACAAGTGAATATCGCTTGGTCTCTCCTCTCCGTCTCTACACCCCTCACATATAGACATGTGAGATTATACTTCCAGATTTCCTCAAACTAAGACACTTTAGAATGAGAATTACCCAAATTCAAAAAAGTATTAGAATTTATTATTAAAGATAGAAGAAGAGTCAGAGACCGGTATTAGAGGTAAAGGTAAGAAAGTCGGAATCAAAGACGGGTCAGATTTACAATGACACAAACTCAGAACATCTGGATTGGTTATAGATTCTGATGTCTTTTGGGAGATCAGGTTTTTTGATATTCCCAAAGTCTGTATGTATGTTTTCTATTCTCCATAAAACCTTATCTTCATCTCGGACAAATAGAGCAATGAACCTAAAAACCAGTGTCCTAGGATCAGCCACAAGGGTTTAGGAATTCCTCATCATGATGGTTCTGATTCCATCTGTGATCCAGAGACAGACATAGGACCCACCTGACCGAGACTCATCATAACATCCCTCTAGAAGAGCAGGTATTATCTTCATTACAGATCATATCTTCTGTACAATGTGATCTTCTTTAGAAATGTAAGAAAAGATTGAGCCGAGATCATGTATGATAGACCCTGAGCAGGAGGCATCTTCATCTCCTTGTAGCGGTGTGTGGATGCAGCCGGTGTATATGTAACGCTCTCTGCAGTGCGGCCTTCAGGTCTTTACTCCTCAGGCTGTAGATTAAGGGGTTCAGTAAGGGGGTGATCAGGGTGTAGATCACAGTGACCACTCGATTCAGTGTAAGGAAATTACTTGTGTCAGGAACAAGGTAGATAAAAGTTATTGATGCATAATATATGAGGACCACAGTCAGATGAGACGTACAGGTGGAGAAAGCTTTACTCTTCCCATCACTGGTGCCGATTCTGAGCACTGCCCTAAATATTCTTACATAGGGGTAAAATGTAATAACAAAGGCTACAATGCCAAAAACACCACCAACAATTAGAAGAATTAGAACATTGAttgtaggatcagtacaggagatctGGAACAAATGGGGAAGATCGCAAAAGAAATTCTGGATGAGGTTGGGGCCACAGAAGGTCAATCTTCTtaaacatatgatatatgtgatggAGATAAGGAAAGCAGTTGACCAAACCAAAGATGACATTTTAGTGCAGATGCTCCAAGACATGAGCTGAGAATAGTGGAGAGGACGGCAGATGGCTACATACCGGTCATAAGACATGGAGGCCAACAAGAAAACAGcagaacctgcaaaatatataacAAAGAAGGCTTGCACTATACATTCTGAGAGGGACATGGACCAGTGGTGGGTGATGAGGTGGGAGAGCATGCTAGGAGCAGTGACCGATGAGTAGGACATGTCCAAGAAAGCCAAGTTACCAAGAAAGAAATACATGGGTGAATGAAGATGAGCACAAGTAACAACTAGAAGGATGATGAGAAAGTTGGAGAAGACGGTCATcaggtagatgaggaggaagaagatgaagaggacATGGATGGTCTCCTGGTCATCCGATAGACTCATGAGAAGAACGCTGGTGATGGATGTTTGGTTCTTCATCATTGCAGCTTGATATTTCCAATGATATAACTGAAGTAGAATTTGGTGGAGTAATGTCTCATAGTAAGAGATAATGCCAGTCTTTTAAAGCTCATCAGTTCTCAGAGGAAAAGCAGCTACAGAATTCCCAAATCTCCGCTCCACACATCAAGGAAAATGTAATAAGATCTCAGGACATTAATAATCAGTTGTTTATATTGAagaatttctatttttatttcacCTGTGAAAATTCTAAGAAAAATGTTTTCTATTAAATATCCTGTTTCCATTACAGGAGTTCAAGCAAAAAGTCTCAACTTAAGGATAATTTCCCATTATAGTAGCCATGTCGTCCCATAGAAAGAgatacgactagagatgagcgagcattaaaatgctcaagtgctcgttactcgattcgaacttttcccgatgctcgagttctcgtatcgaataacgaaccccattgaagtcaatgggagactcgagcatttttcactgacagAACAAATTGAAAGAACacggaagaacacattgcagatgtttgcagatgttttcactgaaagaacacattgaaaaaacactgAAGATGTTTccacacatctgcaatgtgttcttcacacatattgggggtcatttactaagggcccgattcgcgttttcccgacgtgttatccgaatatttccaaaattgccccgagtttttggcgcacgcgatcggattgtggcgcatcggcgatggcatgcacacgacggaaatcggggggcgtggccgaacgaaaacccgacggattcggaaaaactgccgcatttaaaacaaaaaattggtcgcacgggccattctcacatgcaccaggaagagatcagtgaactccgacgcaactcgaggcggacctcggggcagcagcgacacctggtggacatcgggcgcaggaccttcatgaatcgccggaagacctgaacgctTGTCCGAGAAGACGCCGCTGgaacacgaatggaccgggtaagtaaatgtgccccattgttcttcacacatattgttcttcacatactattgtgaagaacaccgttcggcatgcGTGTCTTcgtataagttagcagatgtacggaaacatctgcaatgtgttcttcactgttttcttcactgtgttcttcacttaaatgatcctgtgttcactgtttcattgtattcttcactgttcttcactgtgttttcttaagtaaatgctcgatctccagcgggcaaaatactcgtccaagcaacgagccgtttccagtacactaatactcgaacgagcatcaagctcggacgagtatactcgctcatctctagatacgaCCTGTGCTGCAGTGATGGCACAGAGtgtataaaatgtctgggagtcACAGCCGTCCTCTGGCAATGAACTCTGACTCCATGTGGTCATGCAGGACTCAATAGGGTAAGTGTAGACACTGCTGGAAGAGTGCGGTGGTGGTTGTATccgaagacagccatctaatttctaagggacaagttgacctgagtataagccgagacccctaattataacacaaaaaactggaaaaacctattgactcaagtaaaaGGTGAGGGTTgtaaattcattggtcacagcctccgaagtatgtagcctgccagccccatgtagtatatagctatagcttgcctgccccctgtagtgtatagcctcccAGTCCTTGTtgtgtatagtctgccagccccatgtagtatatggcctgccaaccccctgtagtatatggcttaCCAGCCctatatatagcctggcagccccctctattatataacctgtcagcccttgtagtatatagtctgccagccccctctagtataaagacagccagcccttgtagtatatagtctgccagcaccctctagtataaagacagccagcccttgtagtatatagcctgccactccctgtagtgtatagccttccagctccctgtagtaaatagcctgtcagccccctgtagtatatggcttaCCAGCccgctgtaatatatagcctgccagccacccgtagtatatagcctgccagccgcctgtagtatatagtctggcagccccctctagtataaagacagccagcccttgtagtatatagcctgccagaccctgtagtatatagcctgccagccactgtagtgtttagccagccagcccctgtagtatatagcctgccagccccctgtagtacatggcTTACCAGCCcgctgtaatgtatagcctggcagccccctctagtatataacctgccagcccttgtagtatatagcctgccagaccctgtataatatagcctgccagcccctgtagtgtatagcctgccagtcactgtagtatatagccttccagccccctgtagtatatagccagccagccccctgtagtatatagcttgccagccccctgtagtatatagcctgccagcccctgtagtatatagccagccagcctctgtagtatataccctgccagcccttctagtatgtagcctgccagccccctgtagtatatagcctgccagctcctgtagtatatagcctgccagcccactgtagtacatagcctgccagtcccctagtATTGTAATACACAGAGATCCTCTAGCCCCTCATACTGTACTATAGAGAGATCCTGcacccccctcatactgtaataTACAGAGTTCCTGTTGGCCCTCATACTttaatagcttgcca from Engystomops pustulosus chromosome 10, aEngPut4.maternal, whole genome shotgun sequence harbors:
- the LOC140104650 gene encoding olfactory receptor 5V1-like, with translation MKNQTSITSVLLMSLSDDQETIHVLFIFFLLIYLMTVFSNFLIILLVVTCAHLHSPMYFFLGNLAFLDMSYSSVTAPSMLSHLITHHWSMSLSECIVQAFFVIYFAGSAVFLLASMSYDRYVAICRPLHYSQLMSWSICTKMSSLVWSTAFLISITYIICLRRLTFCGPNLIQNFFCDLPHLFQISCTDPTINVLILLIVGGVFGIVAFVITFYPYVRIFRAVLRIGTSDGKSKAFSTCTSHLTVVLIYYASITFIYLVPDTSNFLTLNRVVTVIYTLITPLLNPLIYSLRSKDLKAALQRALHIHRLHPHTATRR